The Micromonospora sp. NBC_00421 genome contains a region encoding:
- a CDS encoding HelD family protein, translating to MTDQITLEQEIAAEQRHLDRVYARLAELRRAAVRAERDGYRLARVGNFGALVERDAMVFHAAQRRHMLDAEHEGLVFGRLDLRDRQVLHVGRLGVRGENAETLVVDWRAPAAAAFYRATPADPLGVVRRRTISSSAEKVTRIEDELLDPEAAPPDMPVVGDGALLATLSRATGRGMRDIIATIQREQDEVIRSPAAGVTIVSGGPGTGKTAVALHRAAYLLYADRSRYAGGGILVVGPSAVFVEYIASVLPSLGEETATLHSLGSLFPGMSSTRTDEPEVAAVKGSLRMRRVLERAARDAVPDSPQQLRLLYRGALLRLERQELDRIRDRALHRGARRNEVRRAGFDGVLAALYTQARRLAVTGLPEQRAFEDEIIDRPEFREFLKAWWPRLHPRHVLGWLAHPDRLHRYATGILSRAEIALLVRAYRSLDTEGLTVADVALLDELDALLGKPVRPRKANRDPFQLAGGVRELSTFGERQRAARAADRERPEDYRDYAHVVVDESQDVSPMQWRMVGRRGRLASWTVVGDPAQTAWTGDQEELDRARDQALGRRRRHRFTLSTNYRNSAEIFAVAAAEIRRLYPDLELPSAVRSTGVDPVALNVPATELAPATLDAVDALLAEVAGTVGVITPVPRRDEVAGWLGDRGGARLQVVNSLQAKGMEYDGVVLVCPGEIRADPGSGVRTLYVALSRATQRLTTVEPTG from the coding sequence TTGACCGACCAGATCACCCTGGAACAGGAGATCGCCGCCGAGCAACGGCATCTCGACCGGGTGTACGCCCGGCTCGCCGAACTGCGCCGCGCGGCAGTCCGCGCCGAGCGGGACGGTTACCGGCTGGCCCGGGTCGGCAACTTCGGCGCACTGGTGGAGCGGGACGCCATGGTCTTCCACGCCGCCCAGCGCCGGCACATGTTGGACGCGGAACACGAGGGGCTGGTCTTCGGCCGGCTGGATCTGCGGGACCGGCAGGTGCTGCACGTCGGCCGGCTCGGGGTGCGCGGGGAGAACGCCGAGACGCTTGTGGTCGACTGGCGTGCTCCGGCCGCCGCCGCCTTCTACCGGGCCACCCCGGCCGACCCGCTGGGGGTGGTGCGGCGGCGCACCATCAGCTCGTCGGCGGAGAAGGTCACCCGGATCGAGGACGAACTGCTCGACCCGGAGGCCGCGCCGCCGGACATGCCGGTGGTCGGCGACGGGGCGTTGCTGGCCACCCTGTCCAGGGCGACCGGGCGGGGCATGCGGGACATCATCGCCACCATCCAGCGGGAGCAGGACGAGGTGATCCGCTCCCCCGCGGCGGGTGTCACGATCGTCTCGGGTGGGCCGGGCACCGGGAAGACGGCGGTGGCCCTGCACCGGGCGGCGTACCTGCTCTATGCCGACCGCAGCCGGTACGCCGGCGGCGGCATCCTGGTGGTGGGTCCGTCGGCGGTCTTCGTGGAGTACATCGCCTCGGTGCTGCCCTCGTTGGGCGAGGAGACCGCCACCCTGCACTCCCTGGGTTCGCTGTTCCCCGGGATGTCGTCGACCCGTACCGACGAGCCCGAGGTGGCGGCGGTGAAGGGTTCGCTGCGGATGCGGCGGGTGCTGGAACGGGCGGCCCGGGACGCGGTGCCGGACAGCCCTCAGCAGCTGCGCCTGCTCTACCGGGGTGCGTTGCTGCGGTTGGAACGGCAGGAGCTGGACCGCATCCGGGACCGGGCGTTGCACCGGGGCGCCCGCCGTAACGAGGTGCGCCGCGCCGGCTTCGACGGGGTACTCGCCGCGCTGTACACGCAGGCCCGCCGGCTGGCCGTCACCGGCCTGCCCGAGCAACGCGCCTTCGAGGACGAGATCATCGACCGGCCGGAGTTCCGGGAGTTCCTCAAGGCGTGGTGGCCCCGGTTGCATCCCCGGCACGTGCTGGGTTGGCTGGCCCACCCGGATCGACTGCACCGGTACGCGACAGGCATCCTCTCCCGGGCGGAGATCGCGTTGCTGGTGAGGGCGTACCGGTCGTTGGACACCGAGGGGTTGACGGTGGCCGACGTCGCCCTCCTCGACGAGCTGGACGCCCTGCTGGGCAAGCCGGTACGCCCGAGGAAGGCCAACCGGGATCCGTTCCAGCTGGCCGGCGGGGTGCGGGAGCTGAGCACCTTCGGTGAACGGCAACGCGCCGCCCGGGCAGCGGACCGGGAGCGACCGGAGGACTACCGCGACTACGCGCACGTGGTGGTCGACGAGTCGCAGGACGTCTCGCCGATGCAGTGGCGGATGGTCGGCCGGCGCGGTCGGCTCGCCTCCTGGACGGTGGTGGGCGACCCGGCGCAGACCGCCTGGACGGGCGACCAGGAGGAGCTGGACCGGGCCCGGGACCAGGCGCTGGGCCGGCGCCGTCGGCACCGGTTCACGCTCTCCACCAACTACCGCAACTCCGCGGAGATCTTCGCGGTGGCGGCGGCGGAGATCCGCCGGCTCTACCCCGACCTGGAGCTGCCGAGCGCGGTGCGGTCCACCGGGGTGGACCCGGTGGCGCTGAACGTCCCGGCGACGGAGCTGGCCCCGGCGACGCTCGACGCGGTGGACGCGTTGCTCGCCGAGGTGGCGGGGACGGTCGGCGTGATCACGCCGGTGCCCCGCCGGGACGAGGTCGCCGGCTGGTTGGGCGACCGGGGCGGGGCGCGGCTCCAGGTGGTGAACAGTCTCCAGGCCAAGGGCATGGAGTACGACGGGGTGGTGCTGGTCTGCCCCGGCGAGATCCGGGCCGATCCGGGCTCCGGGGTACGGACGCTCTACGTGGCACTTTCCCGGGCCACCCAGCGCCTCACCACCGTCGAGCCGACGGGCTGA
- a CDS encoding cation diffusion facilitator family transporter: MGAGHDHSATISNAAHRHRGRLWAAFGLLTVLMLVEAVAAFGTGSLALLSDAGHMFTDVLGIGMALAAITATRRAERDPQRTFGLYRLEVLAALANAVLLSGVAVYVLIEAVRRFGEPAEVLAGPMLVVAVLGLLANLVAFGLLREGAKESLNLRGAYLEVVGDLLGSLGVIVAALLIAGTGWWWADPVVAVAIGVFILPRTWRLGRAAVRILVQAAPEHLQVTAVHDRLTAVPGVAEVHDLHVWTLTSGMDVASAHLTMAPDAEVGTVLAAAREALREDFHIEHATLQIEPGAAPGACGPTHW, translated from the coding sequence GTGGGCGCAGGTCATGACCACAGCGCGACGATCAGCAACGCCGCACACCGGCACCGCGGCCGGCTCTGGGCGGCGTTCGGGCTGCTCACCGTGCTCATGCTGGTGGAGGCGGTGGCCGCCTTCGGCACCGGCTCACTGGCGCTGCTCTCCGACGCCGGGCACATGTTCACCGACGTGCTCGGCATCGGGATGGCGCTGGCGGCGATCACCGCCACCCGGCGGGCCGAGCGGGATCCGCAGCGCACCTTCGGGCTCTACCGGTTGGAGGTGCTCGCCGCGCTGGCCAACGCCGTCCTGCTCAGCGGCGTCGCCGTCTATGTACTGATCGAGGCGGTACGCCGGTTCGGCGAACCGGCCGAGGTGCTGGCCGGCCCGATGCTGGTGGTGGCGGTGCTCGGCCTGCTGGCCAACCTCGTCGCGTTCGGCCTGCTGCGCGAGGGCGCCAAGGAGAGCCTCAACCTGCGCGGGGCGTACCTGGAGGTGGTCGGCGACCTGCTCGGCTCCCTAGGGGTGATCGTCGCGGCCCTGTTGATCGCCGGCACCGGCTGGTGGTGGGCGGACCCGGTGGTCGCCGTGGCGATCGGCGTGTTCATCCTGCCCCGCACCTGGCGACTCGGGCGGGCGGCGGTGCGCATCCTGGTGCAGGCCGCCCCGGAACACCTCCAGGTGACTGCCGTGCACGACCGGCTGACCGCCGTACCCGGCGTCGCCGAGGTGCACGACCTGCACGTCTGGACGCTCACCTCCGGGATGGACGTCGCCTCGGCGCACCTGACCATGGCCCCCGACGCCGAGGTCGGCACCGTGCTGGCCGCCGCCCGGGAAGCCCTGCGGGAGGATTTCCACATCGAGCACGCCACCCTGCAGATCGAGCCCGGCGCGGCCCCCGGCGCCTGCGGCCCGACCCACTGGTGA
- a CDS encoding carbonic anhydrase, producing MPTSSAGAARTPRAALAELLAGNRRFVSGRPVHGHDITAAAAVASGDQQPYAVLLGCIDSRVPLEAIFDQTFGSICVIRTGAHVLDRAVRGSIEYVVDQLGVTLVMVLGHERCGAVASTVESLRTGRRPGGDLDYVVDRIAPAVTEVGLHDPAVHSLAARRHVRRTVRTLRTEALLSGPVVQGAVDVVGALYDLDTGEVTLLAP from the coding sequence ATGCCGACTTCGTCTGCCGGAGCTGCCCGGACACCCCGGGCGGCGTTGGCCGAGTTGCTCGCCGGCAACCGGCGCTTCGTCAGCGGCCGTCCCGTCCACGGGCACGACATCACCGCCGCCGCGGCCGTGGCCTCCGGCGACCAGCAGCCGTACGCGGTGCTGCTCGGCTGCATCGACTCGCGGGTGCCGCTGGAGGCGATCTTCGACCAGACCTTCGGCTCGATCTGCGTCATCCGCACCGGGGCACACGTGCTGGACCGGGCCGTCCGGGGCTCGATCGAGTACGTGGTGGACCAGCTCGGCGTGACGTTGGTGATGGTGCTCGGGCACGAGCGGTGCGGGGCGGTCGCCTCGACGGTGGAGAGCCTGCGCACGGGACGGCGACCCGGTGGGGACCTGGACTACGTCGTCGACCGGATCGCCCCGGCGGTGACCGAGGTGGGTCTGCACGACCCGGCCGTCCACTCGCTGGCGGCACGTCGGCACGTACGACGAACGGTGCGAACGCTGCGCACCGAGGCACTGCTGTCCGGCCCGGTCGTACAGGGTGCCGTGGACGTCGTCGGCGCCCTGTACGACCTGGACACCGGCGAGGTCACCCTGCTCGCCCCCTGA
- a CDS encoding alpha/beta fold hydrolase → MPDQRELRLPDEVRLHVEVSGPADAEVTVILLHGWTLDGRAWHRQLADLRSRSGDRVRVVTYDARGHGRSSCMALRTATLAQLGDDLAAVVDEVAPTGPVVLVGHSMGGMTVMEYAHRHPAHFAARTAGLVFVSTTAEGHTHTAYGLSPRIARLIRIAETTGAGVLARCGAWRPPRALLRALAPSIRWMLFGDHCSASDIRLVTSAVARASLRSIGGFRASIGAQHRLDTLAALAHLPAAALVGDRDRLTPPPCAESIAAALPATELTVCPGAGHMLMMERPDEVNAALAGVLHRVLGHLRAGRPPRPRRAARTPRRSAPVPQPAG, encoded by the coding sequence ATGCCGGATCAGCGGGAGTTGCGGCTGCCCGACGAGGTACGACTGCACGTCGAGGTGAGTGGCCCGGCCGACGCCGAGGTCACCGTGATCCTGCTGCACGGCTGGACGCTGGACGGCCGGGCCTGGCACAGGCAGCTCGCCGACCTACGGAGCCGGTCCGGCGACCGGGTCCGGGTGGTCACGTACGACGCACGCGGGCACGGCCGGTCGAGCTGCATGGCGCTGCGTACGGCGACCCTGGCCCAGCTCGGCGACGACCTGGCGGCAGTGGTGGACGAGGTGGCCCCGACCGGGCCGGTGGTGCTCGTCGGCCACTCGATGGGCGGGATGACGGTGATGGAGTACGCCCACCGGCACCCGGCCCACTTCGCCGCCCGGACGGCCGGCCTGGTCTTCGTCTCCACCACCGCCGAGGGACACACCCACACCGCGTACGGCCTGTCGCCGCGGATCGCCCGGTTGATCCGGATCGCCGAGACCACCGGCGCGGGGGTGCTGGCCCGGTGCGGCGCCTGGCGGCCGCCCCGAGCGCTGCTGCGCGCCCTGGCCCCGAGCATCCGGTGGATGCTCTTCGGCGACCACTGCTCCGCCTCGGACATCCGCCTGGTCACCTCGGCGGTGGCCCGCGCGTCGCTGCGCTCGATCGGCGGTTTCCGCGCCTCGATCGGTGCCCAGCACCGACTCGACACCCTGGCCGCGTTGGCGCACCTGCCGGCGGCGGCGTTGGTCGGCGACCGGGACCGGCTCACCCCACCGCCGTGCGCGGAGTCGATAGCGGCGGCGCTGCCGGCCACCGAGCTGACGGTCTGCCCGGGGGCCGGGCACATGCTGATGATGGAGCGCCCGGACGAGGTGAACGCCGCCCTCGCCGGGGTGCTCCACCGGGTGCTCGGTCACCTCCGCGCCGGCCGACCGCCCCGCCCGCGCCGCGCCGCCCGCACGCCGAGGCGGTCCGCCCCGGTCCCCCAACCGGCGGGCTGA
- a CDS encoding SRPBCC family protein — MVRRESFSYTVQARCSQADAMALLSDLSRQEELHPLIVRVRRLPARPGALASYAITDRLELGPLRFPVTYQADVLLVGADEVVTVARQQPGTTVRNHTRLRVEGDLLRIDVEITLAAPAPLFGYAFRQARAAHLGLASRLGAALDGRPGDAPTVG; from the coding sequence GTGGTCCGGCGGGAGAGCTTCAGCTACACGGTGCAGGCGCGCTGCTCACAGGCGGATGCGATGGCGCTGCTGAGCGACCTGTCCCGGCAGGAGGAGCTGCATCCCCTGATCGTCCGGGTGCGTCGGCTACCGGCCCGGCCGGGTGCCCTGGCCAGCTATGCGATCACCGACCGGCTGGAGTTGGGGCCGCTGCGATTCCCGGTCACCTACCAGGCCGATGTCCTGCTGGTCGGCGCGGACGAGGTCGTGACGGTGGCCCGGCAGCAGCCCGGCACCACGGTCCGTAACCACACCCGGCTCCGGGTGGAGGGTGACCTGCTGCGCATCGACGTCGAGATCACCCTGGCCGCGCCGGCGCCGTTGTTCGGCTACGCCTTCCGACAGGCCCGCGCCGCCCACCTGGGGCTGGCCAGCCGGCTCGGGGCGGCGCTGGACGGCCGCCCCGGCGATGCGCCGACGGTCGGCTGA
- a CDS encoding STAS domain-containing protein: protein MSLSIVKSVLPAGVIEIAPRGEIDVDTAYEVRESIAEVLAKGRPARIELNMRLVTFIDSVGISAMVAGFQTAEVSGVKLIVTEPSRFVHRQLWVTGLLGLFGAPEPYFAGAATPEVLPGA, encoded by the coding sequence GTGAGCCTGTCGATCGTGAAGTCGGTTCTGCCGGCCGGTGTCATCGAGATCGCCCCGCGGGGCGAGATCGACGTCGACACCGCCTACGAGGTACGTGAGTCGATCGCCGAGGTGCTGGCCAAGGGCCGGCCCGCGCGGATCGAGCTCAACATGCGACTTGTCACCTTCATCGACTCCGTCGGGATCAGCGCGATGGTCGCCGGGTTCCAGACCGCCGAGGTCAGTGGCGTCAAGCTGATCGTCACCGAGCCGAGCCGGTTCGTACACCGGCAGCTCTGGGTCACCGGCCTGCTCGGTCTCTTCGGTGCCCCGGAGCCGTACTTCGCCGGTGCCGCCACCCCCGAGGTGCTGCCGGGCGCCTGA
- a CDS encoding coiled-coil domain-containing protein: MHVRTTTRLLAAVVTALALGVSSAPFTPAVAAPVTRLAAPGDDEGGTPALRDQLDAASKGWVDAKAALERSTKRQQELDGQLKSIEAQLVVQTGKVGEIAGAAYRTGRLGPMSALLNSNSPGGFLDRAAALETVAAREDQELRTMIETRDQATRTRAAVSREITEQRKQVATMGKRKEQAERALAVAAADKPTPTSRDSGSSDGTSNSNAKGAARNSDGSWPSESCSVNDPTPANGCITPRTLNALHQAKAAGFTRYVSCHRPSGSGEHPKGRACDFAAQKNGFGGVASGGDRTYGNNLAAYFIRNADRLGVLYVIWFKRIWLPSSGWKSYSGGNGDPSSDHTNHVHLSMI; the protein is encoded by the coding sequence ATGCACGTACGCACCACCACGCGGCTACTGGCCGCAGTCGTCACGGCACTCGCCCTGGGCGTGTCGTCCGCGCCGTTCACCCCGGCCGTCGCCGCGCCCGTCACCCGGCTCGCCGCTCCCGGCGACGACGAGGGCGGCACCCCGGCACTGCGGGACCAGCTGGACGCGGCGAGCAAGGGCTGGGTCGACGCGAAGGCCGCGCTGGAACGCTCCACCAAGCGCCAGCAGGAGTTGGACGGCCAGCTCAAGTCCATCGAGGCACAGCTGGTCGTGCAGACCGGCAAGGTCGGCGAGATCGCCGGCGCGGCCTACCGCACCGGCCGTCTCGGACCAATGTCCGCCCTGCTCAACAGCAACAGCCCGGGTGGCTTCCTGGACCGCGCGGCGGCGCTGGAGACCGTCGCGGCCCGGGAGGACCAGGAACTACGCACGATGATCGAGACCCGGGACCAGGCCACCCGGACCCGGGCCGCCGTGAGCCGGGAGATCACCGAACAGCGCAAGCAGGTCGCCACCATGGGCAAGCGCAAGGAGCAGGCCGAACGCGCGCTGGCGGTGGCCGCCGCCGACAAGCCGACCCCCACCTCCCGGGACTCCGGCAGCTCGGACGGCACGTCCAACAGCAACGCCAAGGGAGCAGCCCGCAACTCCGACGGTTCCTGGCCGTCCGAGTCGTGCAGCGTCAACGACCCGACCCCGGCCAACGGCTGCATCACCCCGCGTACGCTCAACGCCCTCCACCAGGCCAAGGCGGCCGGTTTCACCAGGTACGTCTCCTGCCACCGGCCCAGCGGTTCCGGTGAGCACCCCAAGGGCCGGGCGTGCGACTTCGCCGCCCAGAAGAACGGGTTCGGCGGGGTGGCCAGTGGCGGCGACCGGACGTACGGCAACAACCTGGCCGCGTACTTCATCCGCAACGCCGACCGGCTCGGCGTGCTCTACGTGATCTGGTTCAAGCGGATCTGGCTGCCGAGCAGCGGATGGAAGTCGTACAGCGGGGGCAACGGCGACCCGTCCAGCGACCACACCAACCACGTGCACCTGTCGATGATCTGA
- a CDS encoding DUF3145 domain-containing protein — protein MPTRGVVYVHSTPLAVCSHVEWAIARVLAAPVNLHWTAQPVDPGARRAECGWTGRPGTGAELAAALRQWPMIRFEVTEEPSAGADGERFMHVPGRGLFRAAVGAAGDIQLGEDRLRSIMASVRPEALAHALDKAMGTAWDAELEPYRYAGDGAPVTLLTRVG, from the coding sequence GTGCCAACGCGTGGCGTCGTATACGTCCACTCGACCCCGCTCGCCGTGTGCTCGCACGTCGAGTGGGCGATCGCGCGCGTCCTCGCCGCGCCGGTCAACCTGCACTGGACGGCCCAGCCCGTCGATCCCGGCGCCCGTCGGGCCGAGTGCGGATGGACCGGTCGGCCGGGGACGGGTGCCGAGCTGGCTGCTGCCCTGAGGCAGTGGCCCATGATCCGTTTCGAGGTGACCGAGGAACCCAGCGCGGGCGCGGACGGTGAACGTTTCATGCACGTTCCGGGCCGTGGCCTGTTCCGGGCCGCGGTGGGCGCGGCCGGCGACATCCAGCTCGGCGAGGACCGGCTGCGCAGCATCATGGCCTCGGTACGCCCCGAGGCGCTGGCACACGCCCTTGACAAGGCGATGGGCACCGCCTGGGACGCGGAGTTGGAGCCCTACCGGTATGCCGGCGACGGCGCACCGGTGACCCTGCTCACCCGGGTCGGCTGA
- a CDS encoding cellulose binding domain-containing protein: protein MRRSLVGAVTTVLAAATAVVAVQFTVAPTIPAAAAAADPYSWKNVRIDGGGFVPGIVFNPTEKNLIYARTDIGGAYRWEQASQSWTPLLDWVGADKWGYNGVVSLATDPVQTNRVYAAVGMYTNDWDPNNGAILRSADKGATWQATALPFKNGGNMPGRGMGERLAVDPNKNSVLYYGAEGGNGLWRSTDFGATWAKVANFPNVGNYRADPNDTTGYQSQNQGLTWVTFDKSTGTAGNATQTIYVGVADKANPVYRSTNGGTTWERIAGQPTGYLAHKGVVDPVGGFLYIATSDTGGPYDGGKGDVWKFNRATGTWTQISPIPSSSSDAYFGYSGLTIDRQKPNTLMVATQISWWPDAIFWRSTDGGATWTRIWEFGSYPDRTKKFKMDISSVPWLTFGANPAPPEETPKLGWMNESVEIDPFDSNRFMYGTGATIYGSTDLTKWDTGSQFTIKPMVKGLEETAVLDLISPPTGAPLISGLGDIGGFRHTDLDAVPPMLFTQPVFTSTTSLDYAESTPATMVRAGNFTDADRPNDSHIAFSTDGGANWFQGSEPGGVNNGGTVAAAADGSQFVWAPGDAGQQVIRSVGFGNSWTAATGIPANAVVESDRVNKNKFYGFSGGKFYVSSNGGASFTASAATGLPTTGTVKFKAVPGKEGDIWLAGEGGLWHSTDSGATFTKLAGVTAAVNVGFGKAAPGQTYPAVFTFGTVDGKAGVYRSDNAGAAWVRINDDQHQYGNAGEALTGDPRVYGRVYLGTNGRGILVADRLGGTPTPTTPTTPPPTTPPPTTPPPTTPPPTTPPPTTPPPPTTPPPTTGGCAATYKVTGSWPGGFQGEVTVRNAGTSAIAGWTLGWTFANGQTINSLWGGTYTQTGATVSVRDAGWNGALGAGATASIGFTANVTGSNTVPALTCTSR, encoded by the coding sequence ATGCGGAGAAGTCTCGTCGGCGCGGTAACCACCGTGCTGGCCGCCGCCACGGCAGTCGTGGCCGTGCAGTTCACCGTCGCACCGACCATCCCGGCCGCCGCAGCGGCGGCCGACCCGTACAGCTGGAAGAACGTCCGGATCGACGGCGGCGGCTTCGTCCCCGGCATCGTCTTCAATCCGACCGAGAAGAACCTGATCTACGCGCGCACCGACATCGGCGGCGCGTACCGCTGGGAGCAGGCCAGCCAGTCCTGGACGCCGCTGCTCGACTGGGTCGGCGCGGACAAGTGGGGCTACAACGGCGTGGTCAGCCTGGCCACCGACCCGGTGCAGACCAACCGGGTGTACGCGGCCGTCGGCATGTACACAAACGACTGGGACCCGAACAACGGCGCGATCCTGCGCTCGGCCGACAAGGGCGCCACCTGGCAGGCCACCGCGCTGCCGTTCAAGAACGGCGGCAACATGCCCGGCCGGGGCATGGGCGAGCGGCTCGCCGTCGACCCCAACAAGAACAGCGTCCTCTACTACGGCGCCGAGGGCGGCAACGGCCTGTGGCGCAGCACCGACTTCGGGGCCACCTGGGCCAAGGTGGCGAACTTCCCCAACGTCGGCAACTACCGGGCCGACCCCAACGACACCACCGGCTACCAGAGCCAGAACCAGGGTCTGACCTGGGTCACCTTCGACAAGAGCACAGGTACGGCCGGCAACGCCACCCAGACCATCTACGTCGGCGTGGCGGACAAGGCCAACCCGGTGTACCGCTCCACCAACGGCGGCACCACGTGGGAGCGGATCGCCGGCCAGCCCACCGGCTACCTGGCCCACAAGGGCGTGGTCGACCCGGTCGGCGGCTTCCTCTACATCGCCACCAGCGACACCGGCGGCCCGTACGACGGGGGCAAGGGTGACGTGTGGAAGTTCAACCGGGCCACCGGCACGTGGACGCAGATCAGCCCGATCCCGTCGTCAAGCAGCGACGCCTACTTCGGCTACTCCGGGCTGACCATCGACAGGCAGAAGCCGAACACCCTGATGGTCGCCACCCAGATCTCCTGGTGGCCGGACGCGATCTTCTGGCGCAGCACCGACGGCGGGGCGACCTGGACCCGGATCTGGGAGTTCGGCAGCTACCCGGACCGCACCAAGAAATTCAAGATGGACATCAGCTCGGTGCCGTGGCTGACCTTCGGCGCCAACCCGGCCCCGCCCGAGGAGACCCCGAAGCTGGGCTGGATGAACGAGTCGGTGGAGATCGACCCGTTCGACTCGAACCGCTTCATGTACGGCACCGGCGCGACCATCTACGGCAGCACCGACCTCACCAAGTGGGACACCGGCAGCCAGTTCACCATCAAGCCGATGGTGAAGGGGCTGGAGGAGACCGCCGTGCTCGACCTGATCAGCCCGCCCACCGGGGCGCCGCTGATCAGCGGGCTCGGCGACATCGGCGGATTCCGGCACACCGACCTCGACGCGGTGCCGCCGATGCTGTTCACCCAGCCGGTCTTCACCAGCACCACCAGCCTCGACTATGCCGAGTCCACCCCGGCGACGATGGTCCGGGCCGGGAACTTCACCGACGCCGACCGCCCCAACGACAGCCACATCGCGTTCTCCACCGACGGCGGGGCGAACTGGTTCCAGGGCAGCGAGCCGGGCGGGGTCAACAACGGCGGCACGGTCGCCGCCGCCGCCGACGGCAGCCAGTTCGTCTGGGCCCCCGGTGATGCCGGGCAGCAGGTGATCCGCTCGGTCGGGTTCGGCAACTCGTGGACCGCCGCCACCGGCATCCCGGCCAACGCGGTGGTCGAGTCCGACCGGGTCAACAAGAACAAGTTCTACGGCTTCAGCGGCGGGAAGTTCTACGTCAGCAGCAACGGCGGGGCCAGCTTCACCGCCTCCGCCGCCACCGGCCTGCCCACCACCGGCACCGTCAAGTTCAAGGCGGTACCCGGCAAGGAGGGGGACATCTGGCTGGCCGGCGAGGGTGGGCTGTGGCACTCCACCGACTCCGGGGCCACCTTCACCAAGCTGGCCGGCGTGACGGCGGCGGTGAACGTCGGCTTCGGCAAGGCCGCCCCCGGGCAGACGTACCCGGCGGTGTTCACCTTCGGCACCGTCGACGGCAAGGCCGGTGTCTACCGTTCCGACAACGCCGGCGCGGCCTGGGTGCGGATCAACGACGACCAGCACCAGTACGGCAACGCGGGCGAGGCGCTGACCGGCGACCCGAGGGTCTACGGCCGGGTCTACCTGGGCACCAACGGCCGGGGCATCCTGGTCGCCGACCGGCTCGGCGGCACCCCCACCCCGACCACCCCCACCACGCCCCCGCCGACGACCCCTCCGCCCACCACGCCGCCGCCCACCACGCCCCCGCCCACCACGCCCCCGCCCACCACGCCGCCCCCGCCCACCACGCCGCCGCCGACGACCGGTGGGTGCGCGGCGACGTACAAGGTGACCGGGTCGTGGCCCGGTGGCTTCCAGGGTGAGGTGACGGTACGCAACGCCGGCACCAGCGCGATCGCCGGCTGGACGTTGGGCTGGACGTTCGCCAACGGGCAGACGATCAACTCGCTCTGGGGCGGCACCTACACCCAGACCGGAGCGACCGTCTCGGTACGCGACGCCGGGTGGAACGGTGCGCTCGGTGCCGGTGCGACCGCCAGCATCGGCTTCACCGCCAACGTCACCGGCAGCAACACCGTTCCGGCGTTGACCTGCACCAGTCGCTGA